In Grus americana isolate bGruAme1 unplaced genomic scaffold, bGruAme1.mat scaffold_324, whole genome shotgun sequence, the following are encoded in one genomic region:
- the LOC129200577 gene encoding olfactory receptor 14A16-like: protein LAALLGNGLIFTTVACDHHLHTPMYFFLLNLSLLDLGSISTTLPKAMDNSLWDTRAISYLGCATQVFFFLLFLSAECCLLTIMAYDRYVAICKPLHYGTLLGNRACAHMAAAAWGSGFLTALLHTANTFSLPLCHGNAVDQFFCEIPQILKLSCSDAYLREAGLLMVSGILLFGCFVFIVVSYVQIFRAVLRIPSEQGRHKAFSTCLPHLAVVSLFLTTGTFAYLKPPSISFPSLDLVVSLLYSVVPPAVNPLIYSMRNKELKDALRNLFEYMLLQHP, encoded by the coding sequence ctggctgccctcctgggaaacggcctcatctTCACCACTgtagcctgtgaccaccacctccacacccccatgtacttcttcctcctcaacctctccctcctcgacctgggctccatctccaccactctccccaaagccatggacaaCTCCCtgtgggacaccagggccatctcctactTGGGGTGTGCTacacaggtctttttctttctccttttcttgtcaGCAGAGTGTTGTCTTCTCAccatcatggcctacgaccgctacgttgccatctgcaaacccctgcactacgggaccctcctgggcaacagagcttgtgcccacatggcagcagctgcctggggcagtgggtttctcactgctctgctgcacacggccaatacattttccctacccctctgccatggcaacgctgtggaccagttcttctgtgaaatcccccagatcctcaagctctcctgctcagatgcctacctcagggaagctgggcttcTCATGGTTAGTGGCATTTTActctttgggtgttttgttttcattgtggtgtcctatgtgcagatcttcagggctgtgctgaggatcccctctgagcagggacggcacaaagccttttccacgtgcctccctcacctggccgtggtttCCCTGTTTCTCACAACTGGCAcgtttgcctacctgaagcccccctccatctccttcccATCGTTGGACCTGGTGGTGTCACTTCTGTACTCGGTTGTACCTCCAGctgtgaaccccctcatctacagcatgaggaacaaggaaCTAAAGGATGCCTTGAGGAATCTGTTTGAATACATGCTCCTTCAGCATCCATAA